A region from the Mya arenaria isolate MELC-2E11 chromosome 2, ASM2691426v1 genome encodes:
- the LOC128205440 gene encoding G protein-activated inward rectifier potassium channel 3-like, protein MVVMETGYGYPATGPPNGIASGEPDLLESGHQKFDPERRSQESFAEFVAKSNPQITNNKTAPVVSRRHDRHYSKRMRRRLVYKNGEVNITQANIRKRRRRYLADIFTTLVDIQWRYNLLVFTLAFIFSWLIFALIWWLICFSHGDLDEQNMIDTEWKPCVVEIKSFVSAILFSIETQHTIGYGSRHTTEQCTEAIILMMIQSCFGVICQAMMTGIVFAKLSRPKKRAETLMFSKNACICKQDGELCLLFRVGDMRKSHIVEAHIRGLVIKKKVTKEGEILPLYQFDVDLGFDGGLDRLFLVWPVIIVHKIDETSPFWEMSPEDLHKEQFEFIVILEGIVESTGMTTQARSSYLPGEILWGHRFERLVTFQKENGQYQIDYSRFNNTIPVETPQCSAKELSDICGNITDIERDSNNEEDSINNLSKSFANSYMYKRNNIAQTEFEYDNDFDSLDSNYLPINGDSETLL, encoded by the coding sequence ATGGTTGTCATGGAGACAGGATATGGATATCCGGCCACTGGTCCTCCGAACGGCATTGCAAGTGGGGAACCAGACTTGTTGGAAAGTGGGCACCAGAAATTTGACCCTGAGCGAAGGTCTCAGGAATCATTTGCAGAGTTTGTTGCCAAGAGCAACccacaaataacaaacaataaaactgcTCCAGTCGTTTCTCGGAGACATGACAGGCACTACTCTAAACGAATGCGACGGAGGCTAGTGTATAAGAATGGAGAGGTGAACATTACACAGGCAAATATTAGAAAACGAAGAAGAAGATATTTAGCAGATATTTTCACCACCTTAGTTGATATTCAGTGGCGATATAACTTGTTAGTTTTCACATTAGCATTTATATTTAGTTGGCTGATTTTTGCATTAATCTGGTGGCTTATATGTTTTTCACATGGTGACTTAGATGAACAGAATATGATAGATACTGAGTGGAAACCGTGTGTGGTAGAAATTAAGTCTTTCGTCTCGGCCATTTTGTTCTCAATTGAAACCCAGCACACTATAGGTTATGGGTCAAGGCATACAACAGAACAGTGCACCGAAGCAATTATTCTAATGATGATACAGTCTTGTTTTGGGGTGATATGTCAAGCAATGATGACTGGaattgtttttgcaaaactGTCAAGACCAAAAAAGCGTGCCGAGACGCTCATGTTCAGTAAAAATGCCTGTATATGCAAACAGGATGGAGAGCTGTGTTTGTTGTTCCGCGTCGGGGACATGCGAAAATCTCACATAGTAGAAGCTCATATCAGGGGTTTAGTTATCAAGAAAAAAGTGACAAAGGAAGGTGAAATCTTGCCTCTTTATCAGTTTGATGTAGACCTTGGTTTCGATGGTGGCCTAGATAGACTGTTTTTAGTATGGCCTGTgataattgttcataaaattgatgaaacaTCTCCATTTTGGGAGATGTCACCTGAAGACTTGCACAAAGAACAGTTTGAATTTATTGTGATTTTGGAAGGCATCGTTGAGTCAACAGGAATGACCACTCAGGCACGCAGCTCATATTTGCCAGGAGAAATTCTCTGGGGTCATAGGTTTGAGCGTTTAGTGACTTTTCAAAAGGAGAATGGGCAATACCAGATTGATTATTCTCGATTTAACAACACCATTCCAGTTGAAACTCCTCAGTGTAGTGCAAAAGAACTTTCAGATATTTGTGGTAATATAACTGACATTGAACGAGACTCAAACAATGAAGAAGATTCCATTAATAACTTAAGCAAATCCTTTGCAAACTCCTACATGTATAAGAGAAATAACATTGCCCAGACAGAGTTTGAGTATGACAATGACTTTGACTCTCTGGATAGCAACTATCTCCCAATCAACGGGGATTCAGAGACATTGCTTTGA